DNA sequence from the Anas acuta chromosome 21, bAnaAcu1.1, whole genome shotgun sequence genome:
GCTGAGCGGGATGGATCAGCCCCCCCTTTTCCAGCCaggggggaccccaaagggAGCTCCCCCTCACCCTatttctcctccccccccccattgctCAGAGGTTTGGGGGCACGGGACAGTGCACCCCGGACACCCACCGCCTGCAGCACCTCCGCCAGCCGGGCGCAGAGCAGGACGATGTCCCTGCTGGCCGAAAAGTCATTCAGGGTGGAGAAAAGGTacctggggagcagggcagagagcTCAGCACCAACCACGGGGTGcgcccagcacccatgggtgccccccctgcccgccccggaCCTGTTGAGCCAGGAGAAGAGCCCCTTGGCGGCCCCGATCAGCTCCACCACGCAGGCCAGGAGGGTGAAGGGGGGCGGCTGGGGGGTGACACCCCCGGGCGGCCCCTCCAGCACCAGGGTCTGGGTGCGCAGCGCCAGGTCCCGCAGCCCCTCCGTCAGCGTCCGCAGGCTGGTGCTCGCCAGCTCCGTGTCCTGCAGCGGGGACGTGGCCgggatggggaatggggggggcAGGATGCAGATCAGGGGGCTCCAAGACCCCACGTCCCCCTCTCCATTCATCCCAGggggtccccgtgtccccctgcTTCATCCAGCCCTGGATAATCCCCTTGTGTCTCATCCAGCCTAGGGTGTCTCCACGTGTCCCCCCAAAAACCCTCCATCCATGCCCCCATGTCCCCCCTCATtcaccccagggtgcccccaTGTCCCCCCTCCATCCAGCCCAGGGTGCCCCCATGTTCCCCAAGGGTGCCCCCATGtcctccctccatccccccaCAGGgtaaccccaaatcccccctccatccccctgCAGGGTGCCCCCAAATCTCCCCAGGataaccccaaatcccccctccATTCCCCCCAGGGTGCCCCCAtatcccccctgccccccccccagcttacccccaccccccctccctttcACCCAGCCctcaccccagcagcacccatgggtgccccggGCTCACCAGGGCTCGAAGCTGCTCCACGGcgtccagcagcagctcctggtgcccCACGCGCCGCACGCCCAGCGCCTCCAGGCCCCCCGCcgacagccccagcagctcggtgcctgccagcccccaggCCTCGAAGGGGTACCCCTGCACCGCCGCGTCCAGCCCTGCCCCAAAAACCCTCCCCTAGAGCCAGGcggatggggtgggggggcgaCCATGGGGGGCTCTGAGCCCCTGGCTCGGTGACCCCCGTGTCACTCATTTGGGGGTGACGCCTGGCTATAGGGAGGGTGCCATCCGTGCAATGAGCCCGCCAGGTCTCAGCACCATGACCTGGGGGggtgacacacacacacagccccttccccaccctccccaccccaaataTCACCCCCCCAGGGATCATTTTTGGGGGAATCTCTGCCCCAGTGCTGTCCCCAAAGCAGAgccacccccctcctcctcctcacccacCCCGCTGGGGTCCTCCCCATGGGGTTTGGGGCACCCCAAGCTGGCTGTGGGGgtaggttttggtttttttttttggggggggggtctcaccTCGCAGCCAGGCCGCCACCTGCGCAGGGCCCCAGGCGCCCACGGGCTCCATGGCGGCGGCAGGGCCGGAACCAGCTCACGGCCCCGCCACAAACCTGCGCCAGGTCAGGCCGGCCCCATTGGCGCGCCCGGGTGCCGCTCACCGaggcctccctccctccctccgctcCCTCTCTCCCAGTACGGCCCAGTACGGCCCCAGTACGGCCCAGCAGGGGCGAGGCAGCTGCGACGCGCCCTGCGTGACTCACAACTCCGAGCGGCCGTCGAAACGCCCTGCGGGGAACGATGGCGGGCCCGGCTTGGGGGGGCCCCAAACTCCATTTTCTGAAGGCCACGAGATGAGGAGACGAGGAGGAGATGAGGAGGAGGCAAGGGGGACACAACGAGGCCCCCCCTGGCCATACAGCGAGGGCTGAGCCCCGGCACAACTCCTGACACCAATgcacccccccccaccaccccgCTCCCCACCATGAGGATTTTGCCCCCTGATCccaaccccaccaccaccccttccccTACAGCAGGCCGGGGGCTGCCTCCCCTCAGCACCCGGCTCTCCCCGGCCCCAAACCCGCCCCGGTTCCCCCCGAAACgcctccgtgccccccccccgctgtgCTGTGTGCGCTTGGGGGAGCAGCGGGCACTGATCGCTGCTGACAGCGGCGCCACGCTCGCCGCCGGTTTCGGAGGGGCCGCggggcctgatcctgctgcCCCCCCTCACACCATGATCATCCGGCCCCGACGCCTCACCCCGGGGTATTTTCGCCTGCTCCAGGTAAGGGGCGAGcaaaaattgggggggggcgCGACGAGCGGGGACCCCCTGATCCTCCCCACGAGGCCTGCTGGATGCTGGAGCCGTGTCCCGGCTCCCCGCTGGTGGGGgcgctggggcagggctggggttgggggcaccccaaaatcGCCGTGGGTGCTGCGGTGGGGGCTCCCCGCTGGAAAAAGCCCCCCCCTTTTGTCCCCATATCCCAGCTGTGCGTGCATTGGGGTCGCTCAGGGCAGGCTGTGGGCTGGGGCTGTCCCCtgaggggggtctgggggtggcgtcaccctttttttccccttcttccccttttttccctttcctctccccccccagaTGCAGCTGGCGGCAGGACGGGGCGCTGAGCCCAAGGACCGGGCGCTGCcccccctggccctgctgctggcagccgccgggctctgcctctccctctACAGCGCCTGTAGGATGGCCGGACCCACCAAGACCCCCCCCGAGCCCTGAGCGGGGGCCACGGGGACGGTCCCCAGGTCCCCAGCCAGGCCCTGGCATCCCCCCCACACCCTTTTTCCCCTGaaagaggagctgctgctggatgcGACCCCACCACACCTCGATGCCACGGAgctggggacacacacacacgcctGTCCCGGCTTTGGGAAACGGATAAATCGACTCCAGACCCTAAAAGGATGCAGCCAACAGGTTCCAGggccaccagcacagcctcgGGACTCGTTGCCGTGATGTCGAgtccccagcaggcagcaggatgcGGCCACGAGACCGGGGGGCTGAGCAGACGGACAGACCCCGCTGTTAGAGGGGTTTGGGGTCCCTCACACCCTGCTCACTGACCCTACAAGCAGCACGGGGACGCgctgtgcctgctgccagccctgctggaggaaaggaggtCAGCGCTGAGCGGCATTAGGTAACGCGGCGGGGAGGGCTGGGGCCGGGATCAGCCTCCTGAACCCAGGGGAAATAgggccagctcctgggggggccTCGAGGCGAAGAGCAGGGGGCAGCTCCGAGACCAGCAGGCgcagctttccccttccccacacaggctggctgctgcctgcagctgccctgatccccctggggcagggggaggacaAATCTGGGCAGCTTGCATGGAAATAAATCCTTTCCCTCCCCGCAGAGCTGTGGTGTTGTTgtgcctcctccagctgctcggCTCAGCCCCCCCTGTGGGAACTCACAGCGGTGACACCGGGGCCACGTCACCCCCGCGATGGGGATGCAGCGAGGGGGATGAATCGTGCCACACGCACGGCCCCAGCCCTCTGGGAGCATGAAATCACCCCCATGCAGTGATTTTTAAGGCACCGAAACTCAGTGGTGGTGTTTTCAGCCCAAAACCTGCTGGGGAGGACACCAGctcacccccaccccacaaaaAGCTGCTTACTATGAACCCAAGTGCTCGACGGAGGCTTCATTCACCCACGCAGCTCCCCCCATGCCAAAAATCAGACGCTCACAGACAGCTCTCAACACCAGCCCGGTGGGTGATATATTTTAATGGGTGACTAACGAGGGTCTCTGACCCGCGGAGAGCCCTAAAACTGCCCCAAAAGCCAAGAGAGGAGCGCACAGAGTTTGCAGCAAGGAGCTgcctgtcctgtccccacaacgGGGACACGCGGGGGCACGCGGGGTCTCGTTGGCTCCTTCTCCTCGTTAGCGCCCGGCGAGGAGGAGCAGCGCTGTGCCTGTCCCGAAGAGTGGCTCTGTCACGGGGTTGGGGACAAAGATGTCCTTTGACGGGAGCAGCCTGGCCCCGGGGGCTCAGGAGGACGCCTCCATCTCGAGTGCTTCGTCCAGCGGCTGGGTCTGCACCTGgaccttttttggggggatgtAGGAGCCCATCCCCGCCGCGCGCTCGGCCTCCTCCTGCGTGTAGGGCTCCTCGCTCAGCTGCTTCAGCCTGCGGGTGAGCAGAGAGGTGTTGGGACCGTCCACGGTGCCCTAAAGCACGGTGAATCCCCACCGCAGCCCCCTCGGGGATCGGCCCTTAGGGTTTTTGGGGGGCTCAGgaccttcccccccctccttacCTCTTCTTGTGCACCTTGGACCTGAAGTGCTCCTTCATGCTGGTCAGGTCCACGAAGTAGCggctgggggaagagaggggatggggtcagggggggttttggggtccccacaCCTCCAGAACCAACTCCCCAGGTATTAGGATCCCCCCTCATGTAGGATAAACCCCCAAGGAGTCAGAACCCCCCCGGGCCAGCCCAGGACCCCTGTATCTGTTGCCCCCTGGGTCCTGTCGCCCCCACAAAACCCGTCACCATCCTCCTGGATGTgtcaccaccccaaaaaaacctgtcacctcctcccccaaagcctgtcaccccccccccccccaggaccttTCACCTCCCCCAAAACCCTGTCCCCCCCTCCAAAACCCTATGTCCCCTCCAAAACATGTCACACCCCCAAGGCCCTGTCACCACCCCTCCCCAGGACCTGTCACCCCCTGGATCCTGTCACCCCCCCTCCCAGATTTGTTGCCCCCTCCAAAAACCTGTGCCCCCCCCGACCTGTCACCCCTCTCACAGACCTGTGCTCCTCCCAAAAccttctgcccccccccaaaacctgcCACCACCCTCCCAGACCTGTTGCCCCCCAAAAACCTGTAACCCCCCCCAAAACTTGTCACCCCCTGGGTCCTgtcacccccccaaaaccctatCACCCCTCCAGACCTGTGCCCCCCCAAAACCTGCTGTCACCCCCCAAAATCTGGTGtcccaccccaaaaccttctgccccccccaaaacctATCACCACCCTCCCAGACCTGTCACCCCACAAAAatccgtgcccccccccaaaacctactgcccccccccctccctatTCTCGCCCCCCTTTTCCCGTACGCGCAGTGCAGGCAGTAGAACTGCGCGCAGCCCGGCAGGTCGGGGTCCGGCTCCTGGCGCAGCAGCCGCTGTGCCCGGCCGGGGCTGAGGTCCGCGTGGATCTCGTCCAGGTCCCGGCGGCGCCGCTTGGTCTTGGCCCGGCGCCCCTCGGAGCGGGCCCGGTGCGCGCCCGTGCGGCGGCTGCAGCGCGGGGCCATGGCGGCGGCGTGGGGCCGCGGGGCAGCACTGCGCAGGCGCAGGAGGATGAAGCCACGCCCCCTCTGGGTTAGCCACGCCCCCCTCTGGGTTAGCCACGCCCCCTTTCAGCGTGTGGCCACGCCCACAAGGGGATAGGCTCCGCCCCCTGGTCCGCGCTGGGGGGCAGCGCCCCCCCCGCTTGTGTCACCCCCCCCTATTGTGTCACCTCTTGGTGTCACCCGTCAGTGTGACCCCCATAGTAGCACCCCACCCGGTGTCACCCCCCCCACAGTGTCACCCCCTGGTGTCACCCCCCACAATGTCACCTTTCAGTGTGTCCCCCACCCAGTGTCACCCTCCCAGTGTCACCCCCCCAAcattgcccccccccagcatccccccacCGTGTCACCCCCCCAGTGTCACCTCCCCAGTATCCCCCCCCAGCATCTCCCTCCCAGTGTCACCCCCTGCTGTCACCCCCCCCATGTCACCCTTCAGTGTCCCCCCCTCCTGGTGTCACCCCCCCATTGTGCCCCCCTCCCAGTGTCACCCCCCCAGTGTCACCCCCCACTGTCCCCCTCTGGCGTCAGCCCCCTCTGTCACCCCCCTAGTGCCACCTCCCCtatgccccccccccaatgccACCCCCCCCGGTGTCAACCCCTGGTGTCACCCCCTGTGtcaccccccagccctgcccaccccccatccccacaccaCCCCGAGCACATCCCTGCCCCCCCACGACTGTCCcccccatcctgcccccagGGTCCCAAGCTCAGGACCAGTgtccccccagtgcccccagtgcccccagtgcccccccagtgcccccccagtgcccccccagtgccccaaGGTCACCGATCACGTTTCCTCCTGGCCGATCAGTTACAcattggggacacggggaggggggggggtgacagcAGTGACCCCAACACCAGCCCCCCCATGCTCTCCATGCACCCCCATTACCCCCCCCCGGGGTGAGGGTCACTGGGGAccgaggtggggggggggctttggggtgcccgcagcagccgcccccgctgtgcccccagctCGGGCTCAGGTTCCCCTTTGTGCATCAGGCCCTAAAACTTTAATGAGGACACCGGATCGGtgggtggcaccgggggggggggccccacaccccccccaaaccccccctcctgctccccggCACCCATCGGCTCCGTCCCGCGGCCCCTCACCATGACCCAGGGCTTTTGGGGGCTCTACAAGGCCAGGGTGCTGCAGGCCCTGGGCGAGGAggtaatttgggggggggggcatgggcGGGCAGAGCCCCCCGGCCACCCCCTGCCCTCACCGGGGGGGGTTCATTACAGGGAGACCCCCCCGAGCTGATGGAGGCGGCTGAGCCCCCCGTGCCGGCGGAGGAGGGTCCCGGCCCCGTGGCGCAGCTGGCGAGGAAGGTGAGGATGAGGAGAGGTTGTTGAAGGGGGGGGGCTGATGTGGGACCCCCctggtgacccccccccccaaaaaaatgctTGATCCCCAGGTGCAGGGGGTGGGCGCCAGGGGCTGGCGGAGCCTCTCGGCCCTCTTCGCCCGCGAGGACGAGCACCGGCTGCTCAGCCCCGACCAGTAAGTGGTGGCTCATTGAGGGGGGGGGCCCaaaaacaccccccccccagggctccgTACCCCCAATATCACCCCCACCCCGTCACCTGGGGGGGCTCGGACACCCCCTGGTGCATTGGGGACGGGGTGGGTTGGGTGAGAAGGGCCCCGCGGTGACGCCCCCCACCCCGTTCTCCCCCCAGCCCGCTGGCTGCTTCGCCGGCAgagccgccccccgccccgaaACCCCCTGGTTTTTGGGATCTTTTGGCTACCAAGTGGCAGCAGGCGGCGGCCCCCGAGCCGGAGGAGCCCCCGATAACGACGGAGCCGGGGGacagccccggggagcccccgggggacGAGGGCCCCGACGATCTGAGGGAGCCGGAGGAAGGGGCCTTCAGGTGGGGCTTCCTGGCCTGCAAGCTGGCGGAGATCCGAAATAAAAACGCCCCCAAGGGCAACTAGAGGAGCAAGAGGAGGCTAAAAACCCCAAAGTGCCTTTTCCCGGAGTGTTTGTGGTGTTTGTGGTGCTTTCTTTGCCttcgtgccccccccccccagcagcccggTCATtgtgtccccaaggcctcagAGCTGCCCCAGACCCTccggggggatttggggggcaCCACCCCGAGCCCCAAAGCATCGCCCCCAGGCAGAAACCACACACAGccaggctaaaaaaaaataatacaggttTATTGAGCCCTCCTCCCGGCCTGACGGCCCCTTTCCTGGCGAGGACAGCGTTGAGGAGGGGGCTTgggctgtgccccccaccccaccccacacccaGGAACAGCAAGGACCGAGAGGAGGGGACCCAGCGGGGGACAGCACCCTGCGGACCCCTGGGGCTGAACTCACCCaggggagcccccggggcacCCCCCACCCTCAGCCCTGCGTCCACACCCCAAAATCCATCCCCCAAGGGGCAGCCCCGCTGTCCCTGccggccagcagcagccgcacGGTGCCGGGGCCGAGGACACCCGCGGGGTGCTGGCCTCCTCCAGCCTGGGCAAGGGGCCGCGTCCTGCCACCCCGACCCCCTTGGGGGGGCTCCTGATTTCACACCGTGGACTCCTTGGCGGCCGCCCAGGCTCGCTGGCAGCCGTAGAGCCACTTGATGACTCGGGCGTTGCGCTCCACCACCGACACGGCGGAGCAGAGCCGGGCGTCCTGCTCCTCCTCGCCCGGCCCCGCgtcctccccgctgccccccgagGCCTGGCTGGGCTCCCACTCGCAGGAACCGGGGAATTTGGCCGAGGAGGCGTTGTCCCAGCCCG
Encoded proteins:
- the C21H1orf232 gene encoding uncharacterized protein C1orf232 homolog encodes the protein MTQGFWGLYKARVLQALGEEGDPPELMEAAEPPVPAEEGPGPVAQLARKVQGVGARGWRSLSALFAREDEHRLLSPDHPLAASPAEPPPAPKPPGFWDLLATKWQQAAAPEPEEPPITTEPGDSPGEPPGDEGPDDLREPEEGAFRWGFLACKLAEIRNKNAPKGN
- the ZNF593 gene encoding zinc finger protein 593 — its product is MAPRCSRRTGAHRARSEGRRAKTKRRRRDLDEIHADLSPGRAQRLLRQEPDPDLPGCAQFYCLHCARYFVDLTSMKEHFRSKVHKKRLKQLSEEPYTQEEAERAAGMGSYIPPKKVQVQTQPLDEALEMEASS